A genomic region of Anas acuta chromosome 1, bAnaAcu1.1, whole genome shotgun sequence contains the following coding sequences:
- the LOC137843672 gene encoding zinc finger protein 79-like, translating to MEPAEETTFSNVQKHGKNFFVGYTGDCILTESEEESDILESHEQNEPLQLPETHSPGWAAARLQQHQRATCNKPAHKARRGSRKLTLIANQQMLHTDEKPYKCTECGKGFKGTTTLLNHMRVHTGEKTFECLECGKRFKRKAGLVVHRRIHTGEKPYKCKECEKSFGCSSNLIAHRKIHAKKKAFSCDTHSQSESTVLSQHQRTHVDEKPCGCAECGNRICPYSGFIKGQGIHVTETPSKNTSGAYCSERTSQQRKEQQRSGTEKLDMDQSDLIFEELKKMRENMDMLLLNQQSQLQVLQQIQKQLNILLPGNDVINSNVYSLGLLLGRQAAAMASLSFPLLNPSSLLSESTHRSSQSSASEILPQHLSLSQHPTSQFPAASTS from the exons ATGGAGCCAGCAGAAGAAACCACATTCTCTAATGTCCAGAAGCATGGAAAGAATTTTTTTGTAGGTTATACAG GGGACTGCATTTTGACTGAAAGTGAAGAAGAAAGTGATATCCTGGAAAGCCATGAGCAAAATGAACCGCTTCAGCTACCTGAAACCCACAGTCCAGGCTGGGCGGCAGCCAGACTACAACAGCATCAGAGGGCAACGTGCAATAAACCTGCTCACAAAGCAAGAAGAGGCTCCAGGAAACTGACTCTCATTGCTAATCAGCAGATGCTACACACAGATGAAAAGCCCTACAAGTGTACTGAATGTGGGAAAGGCTTCAAGGGGACCACTACTCTCCTGAACCACATGAGAGTccacacaggagaaaaaacatttgagtGTTTAGAATGTGGAAAGAGATTTAAGAGAAAAGCTGGCCTGGTAGTGCACAGGAGAATCCATACAGGAGAGAAGCCATACAAGTGCAAGGAATGTGAGAAGAGCTTTGGCTGTAGTTCAAATCTTATTGCTCACCGCAAAATCCATgcaaaaaagaaagccttttctTGTGATACACACAGCCAGAGTGAAAGTACAGTGCTGTCTCAACATCAGAGAACCCATGTGGATGAGAAGCCCTGTGGGTGTGCTGAGTGTGGAAATCGCATCTGTCCATATTCAGGCTTCATCAAAGGTCAAGGGATTCATGTGACAGAGACCCCCAGTAAAAACACATCAG GTGCATACTGTTCTGAACGTACATCTCAGCAGCGTAAAGAACAGCAAAGGAGTGGTACAGAGAAACTTGATATGGATCAATCAGATCTTATTTTTGAAGAGT tgaagaaaatgagggaaaataTGGACATGCTTCTTCTGAATCAGCAAAGTcagctgcaggtcctgcagCAAATTCAGAAACAACTAAATATACTCCTGCCAGGCAATGATGTCATTAATTCAAATGTTTATAGTTTAGGACTGCTGCTAGGACGGCAAGCTGCTGCAATGgcatctctttcttttccccttcttaaTCCAAGCAGTCTCCTCTCTGAAAGTACCCATCGCTCATCCCAGTCATCTGCTTCTGAAATTCTCCCTCAGCACCTCTCTCTCAGTCAGCACCCAACCTCTCAATTTCCTGCAGCTTCTACATCTTGA